GGCCTGGGGACGAAGCGGGCGCTCGTCTTCGTCACCCCGGCCCTCCTCGTCATCGCCCTCTTCCTCCTCTTCCCGGCCATCTGGACGATCTATCTCGGGATGACCAACTACCGGTTGACCGGCCTCGCCGCCGCCAACACCGAGTTCGTCGGGCTCGCCAACTACTCGCAGGCGCTCGGTGACAAGAGCTTCTGGAACTCGCTGCGCCTCACCCTGATCTTCGTCTTCTTCTCCGGTGTGCTGGGCCAGACCCTCCTCGGGTTCACGCTGGCCTGGTCCACCCGGCGCATCGTAGGCTGGGCCCGCACCCTGCTCGAGTCGATCGTGCTCGCGGCGTGGGTCATCCCCGGTTCGGTCCACGCGTTCCTCTGGATCGCGCTGCTCGACCGCCGCGGCGGCACCCTCAACGCCCTTCTCGGCACCGACGGCAAGGCGTGGCTCATCGAGCACCCGATGACCGTCATCGTCATCTTCAACATCTGGATCGGCACCGCCTTCTCGATGCAGCTGTTCTCGTCCGCGTTGTCGGCCGTCCCGCCGTCGCAGCTGGAGAGCGCGCGGATGGCCGGGGCGTCCGGCTGGGAACAGTTGCGTGACGTCGTGCTGCCCAACATCCGCGGCCACGTCCTCACCAACACGCTGATGATCACGCTGTGGACCTTCAACACGTTCACGCCGTACCTGCTGACCGCCGGCGGCCCCAACGGCAAGACAGAGATCCTGTCCGTCTACATCTACCAGACGGCCATCCCCGGAGGTCAGCTCGGCTTCGGCGCCGCGATCTCGATGATCATGCTGCTGATCAACCTGGCCATCGCCCTGATGTACATGCGCATCGGAAGGAGCAGGAAGTGAGCACCTCCACCCCCACCCTCGGGCGCCAGCTGCGCAAGGTGACCGGGCGCGTCCTCTTCATCGTCCTGCTCGTGCTGATCGGCGTGTTCTTCGCGCTGCCCATGGCCTGGCTTGTGGTCGCACCGTTCGATGCGGCACCGACCATGGCGGTCAAGTGGCCCGAGTGGACGCTCAGCAACTTCCAGCGTCTCCTCGACAACCCCTACGCCATCGGCTCGATCGGCAACTCGCTGATCCTGGCGCTGGGGACGATGGTGATCACGGTGCTGTTCGCCACGCTCGCGAGCTACGCCCTGTCCCGGGTCAAGATCCCCGGGCGCGACGGACTGCTCTACGGCATGCTGCTGCTCAGCTCCATCGTCACGGGCACCGCCGCCATGGTGCCGACGTTCCAGCTGATGAACGCGATCCACCTCATCAACACCCACACCGGCGTCATGTTGGTGCTCGCGGGAGGCCTGCTGCCGACCGTCGTGTTCATCCTGAAGGACTTCATGGACTCGGTCCCGAAGTCGTACGAGGAGTCGGCCCGCCTCTACGGCGCGAAGCCGTACCAGGTCCTCAGCCACGTCGTGGTCCCCGTCGCCCGTCCCGGCATCGCGTTCGTCGCGATCTGGACCGTCGTCCAGGTGTGGGGCAACTTCCTGGTGCCGTTCCTGCTGCTGCGCGACCCGACGAGCCAGCCGGCCGCCGTCATGATGTACACCTTCTACACAGAATCCGGGCAGGCGGATCTGCGCCTCATCTCAGCGTTCTCGCTGATCTTCGCGCTGCCCGTGATCCTCCTCTACTTCTTCGTCAACCGAAAGTTCGGTTTCCGCTTCTACGGAGGTATCAAGTCATGACCTCGACCATCACCACCACCGCCCTGGTCAAGCAGTACCCGAACGGGGTCCGCGGCGTCGACGGCGTCGACATCGAGATCGCCGAGGGCGAGTTCTTCGCCCTCCTCGGCCCCTCCGGCTGCGGCAAGACCACCCTGCTGCGCTCCATCGCCGGCCTCGAGACCATCACCGAGGGGTCGCTGCGGATCGGCGACGAGGAGATGACCAACCGTGAGCCCGGGGAGCGGGGGGTGGCCATGGTGTTCCAGGACTACGCCCTCTTCCCCCACATGGATGTGTCGGACAACATCGCCTACCCGCTGCGGATCCGGAAGGTCGCCAAGGAGGAACGGAAGAAGGTCGCCGCGGACACGGCGGGCCGGCTGTCGCTCGAACATCTGTTGGAACGCCGTCCCGGTCAGCTGTCCGGCGGTCAGCAGCAGCGTGTCGCGCTGGCCCGCGCCATCGCGACCCGCCCCAAGGTGCTCCTCCTCGACGAGCCACTGTCGAACCTCGACGCGCGGCTCCGGCTCGAGGCCCGCTCGTTCCTGAAGGAACTGCAGCGCGAACTCGGCGTCACCTCGGTCTTCGTGACCCACGACCAGTCGGAGGCCCTCGCGCTCGCCGACAGGATGGCCGTCATGAAGGAGGGCAGGATCCAGCAGATCGGCACGCCCCGCGAGGTGTTCCACGCCCCGGCCAACACGTTCGTCGCCTCGTTCATCGGGTCCCACCCCATGAACCTGCTCGACGGCATCGTCACCGGCGGCCGCATCGCCGTCCTCGGCACCACCATCGCCGTGCGGGCGGAGACCGCCGCGCTTCTCAGCGAGGGCCAGAAGGTCGTCGTCGGGGCGCGGCCGGAGTACATCACCTGGAGCCCCACCCCCGTACCCGACGGCGTCGAGGCCGAGGTGTCGACCATCGAGAATCTGGGTGCCTCCGCGCTGCTCACCGCCCGCGCCGGCGACGACCGGTTGCAGGCCGTCGTCGACGAGGATCCGCTGCCGGAGCCGGGCCAGGTCGTCTGGTTCCAGATCCCGGTGAGCAAGACGATGGTCTTCGACGAGGAGTCGGGCCTCAGGATCGGCGGCGAGGAGCAGTGACCGATCCCCTCCCCCGGGCGATGTGGATCGTCCCGCACACCCACTGGGACCGCGAATGGTACGAGCCTCACGACGTGTTCCGCGCCCGGCTGGTCAGCATGCTCGACTCGCTGCTGACCATGCTGGAGCGTGAGCCGGGCTACCGGTTCACGCTCGACGGGCAGTCGGCCGCGATCGACGACTACCTCGAGATCCGCCCCGAGGAGACGGACCGTGTGCGCGCGGCCGTGGCACGCGGCCAACTCGCGCTGGGCCCGTTCCAGATCCTGCTGGACGAGTTCTGCTGCGACGGCGAGACGATCGTGCGAAACCTCGAACACGGCATCGCCTCGGCCCGCCGACTCGGCGGTGAGATGCGCGTCGGCTACCTGCCCGACATGTTCGGGCACGCCGCGCAGACCCCGCAGATCCTGCGCGGCTTCGGCATCGCGGACGCCTCCCTCTGGCGGGGCGTTCCCGCCGCCGTCGACCGGCACGCCTTCCTCTGGGAGGGGCTGGACGGCTCCGCGGTGCGGGTCGAGTACCTGTGGGACGGATACGGCAGCGCCCTGAAGCTGTTCGAACCGCTGGAGAAGCTGCCGGAGCTCGTCGACGCGTACGTCCGCGAGAACGCCGGCTGGTTCGGCGGCGAGGACGTCGCAGGCTGGTTCGGCACCGACCACATGGCGCCCCGCGCCGATCTCGTGCAGATCCTGCGTGCCTACGACGGGGAGGTGGAGCTGCGGATCGGCACCGTCGCCGACGTGATCGCCGCCCGCGACCACTCCCCCGCGGCGCTCGCGTCGCTGCCGGTCGTCCGCGGCGAGCTGCGCTCGCATGCCCGCGGCAACCTGCTCCCGGGGGTGTTCTCCATCCGCACCGACCTGAAGGCCGCCATGGCCGCGGCCGAGCGGGCGCTGACCACCGGGGAGCGGCTCGACGCCTTCGTCGGCGGCCCGTCCAGGACGGCGTTCTTCGAGCGGGGCTGGGGGCTGGTCATCGAGTCGACCGCGCATGATTCGGTCACCGGCTGCGGGGTCGACTCCACCGCGGACGAGGTCGAGTCCCGACTCAAGGTCGCGGCGCAGACCGCCGCGGGGGCGATCGACATCGCGCTCGCCCCGCTCGGGTCGGCCGCCCAGGAGGGGGCCGTCGCCGTGTTCAACCAGTCCGCCTTCCGGCGGCCGGTGCAGGCGGAGCTGGTGCTCGAGGCCGATCGGGCCGGGCTGCCCGCGAACGTGCAGTTGCTGAAGTCCCTGCCCACGGTGATCGGCGACGAGACCGTCTCCACCTCGGACCTGCCGAAGATCGTGCGCAGGATCCACGGCCAGGAGCTGTTCGGCAAGCACATCCGTTCCTGGACCTGGGAAGGCGACGAGCTCGTGTTCACCGTCGCCGACCACACGGCGGGCGACTTCGACCTTGCCGGCTTCGTCGCCGTCCTCACGCGGAAGTCGGCCGAGGGCGAGCGACTGTTCCGGGTCGTCACGCAGGTGCCGCCGACCAGCCGGGTCCTGGTGGCCGGTGAGGCGGACGGGTTGTCGGCCGTCGCGCTGGATGCCAGGGCCGCGGCGGCGCCGTCGCATCCGGTCGCGGCGCGGGGCACCGCGCTCGACAACGGGTTGGTGCGGGTCGAGGTCGCCTCCGACGGCGGCGTCACCGTCGAGGATCTCCGCAGCGGCGTGGCCCTCAGCGACGCACTCCGGATCGTCGACGACGGCGACCGGGGCGACTCCTACAACTACGGGCCGGTGGACGGCCCGGTCACGGCCGCCGAGTCGGTCGAGGTCGTGACGGTGGAGGAGGGCCCCCTGCGGGGCCGGATCCTGATCCGCCGCGGCTACCGGCTACCCGTCGGGATCGATGCCACCGACAGATCCCGCCGCGCGGACGAGACGACGCTGCAGCTGGTCGAGACCCTGCTGGAGCTGCGTGCCGGCGAGCCCTTCGTGCGCGTCGACGTCACGCTGACCAACCACGTCCGCGATCACCGCCTCCGCGTTCTCGTCCCGACCCTCGGATCGGGGCTGACCGGCTCGACCTCGGTGGGCCAGTACGGGGCGACCGCCCGCGGCCGTGACGCCGAGGGCGGCTGGGGCGAGTTCCCGCTGCCCACCTTCCCGGCGACGCGGTCGATCACGGCCGGCGGCGTCGGGGTGCTGCTCGACAAGCTCGTCGAGTACGAGATCGTCGACGGCGGCGCCGGGCCCGACCAGATCGCGCTCACCGCGCTGCGCAGCGTCGGGATGATGAGCGTCAACGTGCACCCGCTGCGCGACGAGCCGGCCGGCTCCCAGTTCGAGGTCCCGGGGGCGCAGTACCTCGGGCGACGCACACGCCTGGCGTTCGCGATCGACCTCGACGGGGAGCGGATCGTCCAGCACGCCGACCAGTTCCGGTTCACGCCGGTGACGGCGCCGGGGCGCGGCGGAGAGCCTCCGGTACCCGGTGTGGCGCTGCGGACGGAGGGGAGGGTCGCGCTCGAGTCGCTCCGGCGGGTGCCCGGCGGGGTCGAGGCGAGGTTCGTCAACTACGCCGACACGCCGCAGCCGCTGCGGGTGGCGGCCGAGGGCACCTGGGTGCCCACCGACCTCACCGGCGCAGCTGTCGGCGGGCCGGTCGACCCGTGGTCACTCGAAGTGGGCGCGGGCCGGATCATCACGCTACGGAGGGAGTTCTGATGCGTCACAGCGTGTCCAGGAGGGTGACTCTGGCGGACCAGTCGGCCGACCGGTACCAGCGGATCCCGTTCGAGGTGCCGGAGGGCGCCGGGTCGTTCGAGGTGTGGCTGGAGGTCGACGGCGGCCCGGAGGCCGTCGTCGACCTCGGCTGCGAGGGCCCGGACGGCTGGCGCGGCTGGTCGGGCGGCGCCCGCCGCACGTTCATCGTCGCCGAGGACGACGCGACCCCCGGCTACCTGCCCGGCAACGTCGTGGCCGGCACCTGGCATGTGATCGTCGGCCTGCACACGCTGCCGGGCAGCGGCGCGGAGGTGACGGTCACCGTCGAGACGCCCGCCCTCGGCCGCCCCGATCACGGGCCGGTCGAGCCGCCGGTGGCGCGTGCCGTCCGCGGCAGCGACCGCGACCTGCCGGCCCCGCCCGGGATGCGCTGGTACGCGGGCGACCCCCACTCGCACTCGCTGCACTCCGACGGGGCGCTCAGCCTGTGGGAGCTGGCCAACGAGGGGGTCCGCTCCGGCCTGGACTTCCTGTGCGTGACCGACCACTGCACCACCAGCCACCACGCCCACCTGCCCGCAGTGGGTGAGCGGCACGGGATCACGCTGGTGCCAGGGCAGGAGATCACCACGCATGCGGGCCACTCCAACGCCTACGGAGACATCGGATTCATCGACTTCCGCCGCCCCGCGCAGGACTGGGTCGACACCGTCGCGGAGCGCGGCGGCTTCATGTCGATCAACCACCCCGTCTCCGGAGACTGCTCCTGGCTGCACCGGCTGGACAGGGAGCCGGGTGGCGTCGAGCTGTACCACTCGTCCTGGTACGAGGAGCCCATCGCGACCTCCTGCCTGGCCTGGTTCCAGCGGTGGAGGCGCGACGTCGTCCTCATCGGCGGCGGCGACTTCCACAACCGCTCGAAGCCGTTGCGCCCCGGCCTGCCGACCACCTGGGTCGCGGCCGAGGAGTTGTCGCCCGACGCGATCCTCGACGGCATCCGCGCGGGCCGCACGGCGATGACGGGCAGCGGCCGGTTCGTGAGCGGAGACGAGGCGCGCCCCGTGCTCGACACGGCACCGATCCTGCTGCGTGAGGGCGAGGAACTGCTGGCGTTGGCCGCGACGGGCCTCGTGCTGATCTCCGGCGGAGGCCGGCGGCTGGTGGTGGAGTCCGACGCGCAGCGGATCGCGGCGCCGAAGGGCGACGCGCCGTACCGGCTCGAGGACTCACACCGGACGGTGCTGGCACTGTCGGCCTGACCACAGACCGCGGCCGGGCGGAGGGGGGCACAATCCCACCGCTCGGCCGCCGCAGCAATGTCGCATTCCTGCCAGATCGACGGCCATCCCTGCGCCATGCTAGAGGCATGTACACCGACCGCGACGCCTGCCTCCGGGCCATCCGGGCCAAGGATGCGCGCTTCGACGGCCGCTTCTACACCGGGGTGCTGACCACCGGCATCTACTGCCGCCCCTCCTGCCCCGCCCGCACCCCGCTCCCCGCCAACGTGCAGTTCTTCCCGACGGCCGCGGCCGCCCAGCAGGCGGGATTCCGGGCCTGCAAGCGCTGCCTGCCGGGCGCCACCCCCGGCTCCCCCGACTGGGACGTCCGCGGCGACGCCCTCTCCCGCGCCGTCCGCCTCATCGACGACGGCGTCGTCGACCGCGACGGGGTCCCCGGCCTGGCCGCGAGGCTCGGCTACTCGATCCGGCAGCTCCAGCGGCTGCTGGCCGACGGCGCCGGCGCGGGCCCGCTCGCCCTGGCGCGGGCACGCCGCGCCCAGACCGCCCGCACGCTGCTCGAGGCGACCTCCCTGCCCCACGCCGACATCGCCTTCGCCGCAGGCTTCAGCAGTGTCCGTTCCTTCAACGCGACGATGCGCGAGGTCTACGCCGCCACCCCCACCGAGCTGCGTGGCCGCGGTCCCGGGCGACACTGCCGCCCCGGCGGGTCGGGGCTCACGTTCGTCGACCTGGACCTGGCCGTCCGCCGTCCCTTCTGCCCCTGCAACGTGTTCGGCCACCTCATCGCCACCGCGATCGACGGCGTCGAGGTCTTCCGCGATGGCGTCTACCACCGCACGCTGCGGCTGCCCGTCGGGTTCGCCGTCGTGTCGCTGGCCCCGGGCGCGGCAGGGGTCTCCGCCCGCCTCGGGCTGAGCGACCTGGGCCAGCTGCCGACGGCGGTGGCCCGGATCCGCCGGCTGCTCGACCTGGACGCTGATCCCGTCGCGATCGACTCGTTCCTCGGCGACGACCCGCGCCTGGCCCCGCTGGTGGCCGCCCATCCCGGCCGCCGCATCCCCCGCGGGGTCGACGGCGACGAGATCGCGCTACGCATCCTGCTCGGCCAGCAGGTCTCGACCGCGGCGGCCCGCACGCACGGCGCCCGCCTCGTCGCCGCGGTCGGGGAGCCTGTCGAGACGCCCCTCCCCGGGCTGACTCACCTGTTCCCCACCGCCGAGCGGGTGCTCGACGCCCCCGATGCCGTGTTCGCATTCCCGGCGGGGCGCCGCGACACGATCCGCCGTACGGCGCTGGCTCTGGCGGACGGCACCCTCGACCTCGGCGTCGGCGCCGACCGCGACGAGGCCCGCGCGAAGCTCCTGGCGATGCGAGGCATCGGTCCGTGGACGGTGGAGATGATCGCGATGCGGGGGCTCGGCGATCCCGACGCGTTCCCGGCCACCGACCTCGGCCTCGTCCGGGCCGCGGAACGCCTCGGCGTGCCGGACCTGGCCGCGACATCCGCCGCCTGGCGCCCCTGGCGGTCCTACGCCACCCAGCACCTGTGGGCCCTGACCCCGCACGCCGTCAACACCATCCCGGGCGTCCCGGGCTGTGAGGAGAGATCATGACCTGGTCCACCGTCGACTCCCCCATCGGGGAACTCACCGTCGTCGCCGAGGACGGCGCCCTCGTCGGCCTGTACATGACCGGCCACCGGCCGGCCCCGGACCCGGAGAGCTTCGGAGAGCGGGTCGACGACGCGCTCCCTGCCGCGACCGCGCAGCTGACCGAGTACTTCGCCGGGGAGCGGACCGCCTTCGACCTGCCACTCGCCCCGCGCGGCACGGCGTTCCAGCAGGCCGTGTGGGCCGCGCTCCGCGACATCCCCTACGGCGAGACCCGCTCGTACGGGGAACTCGCCGCCGCGCTCGGCAGGCCGGGGGCGTCGCGGGCCGTGGGGCTCGCCAACGGGCGCAACCCGATCAGCATCGTGGTGCCGTGCCACAGGGTCGTCGGCGCGGGAGGCAAGCTGACGGGCTATGCGGGCGGGATGGAGCGCAAGTCGTGGCTGCTGGCGCTGGAGCTGAGCGGCGGGGCCTGAGTCGTCGCCGTCGACGGCCGACCAGGCTGCTACCCGGCGAGGCGGCGGAGCAGGGACAGTGCGTCGTCGAGCCGGTCGACGGGCACGAGCAGGTGGTCGTGGAAGTAGCCGGCCAGCATGTTGCAGCTGATGCCGGCCTGTGCCAGCGTCGTCGACACGGCCGCCGTCAACCCCACGGCCTCGAGCGACGAGTGCACCTCGAGGGTGATCCAGCCGAAGACGGCGTCGTAGGCGAGACCCTCGGCGTCGGCGACGGCGCGAGGCAGCACGAGCGTCGTGCCCTCGGACTCCGTGATCCGGGCCACGGCGGGAAGGTCGCGGTCGGTGCAGACGAAGACGTAGTCACCGTCGCGCACGGCGGGGCTGAGCGACCGGAGCAGCAGGTCGAGGTCGGCGATGGCAGGCATGCCGCCATGCTAAGCGACTGGTCCGCGCATGAAAGAGCCCCCGGTCAGGGACCAGGGGCTCGATCACGACTGGCGGAGGTGGCGGGATTTGAACCCGCGATGGGGTTGAAGCCCCAAACCCGCTTAGCAGGCGGGCGCCATAGACCGTACTAGGCGACACCTCCAGTGCCGGACCAGACTAGCCGAGCAACCGGATCGGCGCCAAAACGCGAGCGGGTTAGACTTGACGGGCAGGAGGCCCACATGACAGAAGCCCCGCGGCCGCGCCGCGCCTTCAACCCGGACGATGACGTACCGTCGCGGGAGCCGATGTCATCCCCCGCGGACGATCCGGAGGCGACGGTCGAGAGGCCCGATCTGGGGCTGGGGTCGCCGGGCTGGTTCCGCGCCCGTTCGACGAGCTCAGGACCCGACCCTTCGACAGGCTCAGGACCCGGAGGGTCCCTGAGGAGCCCGAGGGACGAGGGCGTCTCGAAGGGGACCGACGGGACCGACGGGACCGAAGAGGGCGTCTCGAAGGGGACCACTGGCCCCGTCGACGGGACCGATCACGTCGTCGCCGCAGCCGCCCTCTCCCTCTTCCGTGACCCGCCCGCCCCCGGCGCCGGCGGCGCGCACGCCCAGCCCGCCTCCCTCGCCGAGTCCCAGCGCCGCGCCCACCTCCGCACCTCACTCGGCCTGACCGCCGCCTCGACGGTGCTCCCCGGCGTCGGCCTGCTCGGCGCCAAGCCCATCGGGCTCAAGCTCCTCGGCGCCCTCACCTCGCTCGCCACCCTCGGCGGCCTCGGCTACCTCGCCTACCGGGCCCTCACCGATCCGAACATCCTCGGCGCCGTCGCGAACCCCGCCTACCTGCCGGTCATCAGCGGGGCCGCGATCGCGATCGGCCTCGTCTGGGTCCTCCTGATCCTGGTGACCCACCTCGCCACCCGCCCCCAGGGGCTCAGCGGCGGCAAGCGCCTCGTCAGCGCCATGCTGGTGACGAGCCTGACGTTCCTCGTCGCCGCGCCGACCGCCGTCGGCGCCCGCTACGCCAGCGATGCCTCGGCGGCGCTGAACACCGCCATGAAGAAGCGCGAGGACATCACGGCCAACGGCCAGGTCACGCTCGCGCCGCCGGAGGTCGCCGTCGACCCGTGGCAGGACGTGCCCCGCCTGAACATCCTGTTGCTCGGCGCCGACGGCAACAAGGGCCGCGAGCAGATGGTGGCCCAGTACGGCATCCGGACCGACACCATCATGGTCGCGTCCATCAACACGGCGACCGGCGACACCATCCTGATCCAGATCCCCCGCAACGTCCCGACGACGCCGTTCCCCGAGGGCAGCGAGATGGACAAGGAGTTCCCGCGCGGATTCCGCGGTGAACCCGCCGCCGACTGGATGGTCAACGGCATCTGGGCCGAGGTGGAACTCAACCGCCCCCACGTGCTCGAGGGCAAGACCTTCCGAGGCGCAGAGGCCCTCAAGCAGGGCATCCAGGGCATCACGGGCCTGGAGATCAACTACTTCCTCATGCTCGACACCGACGGCCTCTCGGAACTCGTCGACGCCATGGGCGGCGTCACCGTCAACATCAACGAGCGGATCCCGATCGGCGGCAACACCGACAAGAAGATCCCGCCGTCGGGTTGGCTGGAGGTCGAGAAGGACGCGCACCTGGACGGCGTCGACGCCCTCTGGTTCGCCCGCGGCCGCTACGGCAGCGACGACTACCACCGGATGGCCCGCCAGTCGTGTCTCGTCGACGCCATCATCAAGCAGGCGAACCCGACGAACCTGCTGAGCCGGTTCGAGGCGATCGCCTACGCCGGGGCGAAGATGATCCAGACGGACATCCCGCAGGAGGACCTGTCGGCGATGATCACCCTGGCGCTGCGGGTCAAGGACGCCTCGACCACCCGTGTCGTGTTCACGCCCGGCCTCAACGGCTACAGCTCGTCGAACCCGGACTACGACGCCATGCACGCGGCGGTCGCCGCCGCCGTGGACGCGTCCGACAACCCGGTCTCCCCGGCCCCGGCCACCAGCGCCCCGGCGGCGACGGGATCAGCCACCTCGACGGCGACGTCGTCGTCGGCAGACCCGTCGGCCCCCGTCACCAACGAGGCGGGTGTCGCCGAGGGCAACCAGGATGTCGCGAACGCGTGCGCCTGGCGGGGTGACACCGAGGAGGAGTAGTCCTCAGTCGCGGAAGCGGGCGGCGTCGAGCCGGCCCCGCACGTCGGCGATGACGTCGTCAATCTGCGAGTTCTGCGCGATCGGGAAGACGAGGTTCGTGCGGCGGTCATCGTGATGGTGGATGGTCAGCCGTTCACGTTCCTTCGTGGCCGTCACCCGGGTCACCTCGCGCCACGCACCCTCCAGGCGGGTCCCGTTGCCGGTGACCGCGTAGCCGTCCTCCCTCAGCGTCAGGCGCAGCGTCGCCTGCCGCATGACGTAGAGGGCCAGCGCCGTCAGTGCGAGCCCGGCCACCAGCAGCACCCCACCGATGACGGCGAACGCGACGTGCCAACCGGACGACAGCGACACCACGAGTAGAAGTGCCCCAGGAGAGCCGCGACCGCCGCGACCGCGAAGGCCCGCACGGGCGGCGGGGGCTGGATGAGGTACGACGTAGCTGCCATGACGGCAGCCTACCGGCGCCCCGCTGCGGCGTGGTGGCTGCGGTCGGCGTCGGCGGAGGCGCTAGAGTTGCCCCCGACTGGCGAGGTCGCATAGTGGACTAGTGCAGCCGCCTTGAAAGCGGCCGAGGGGCAACTCTCCGTGGGTTCGAATCCCACCCTCGCCGCCACCGGACCCGGAGGGGAGACAGATGCCGCCCCGCTCGCCACTGCCGCCCCGTCACGGGCTGCAGGCCGCCTGGGTCCGCACACCTGACCGGGACCCGGCCGACCCGCTGCCCTGGCCCACGATGCGCGACTGGCTCGTCCACAAGCTCGCGCCCTCGCCCGAGGATGTCGACGCCATGCTGGCCGCCGGCGCCTTCGTCGACGACGCCGGTCTCCCGTGGACCGGCAGCGAGCCGTACCGGCCGCACACGTTCGTCTGGTTCCACCGGACCCTGCGGGACGAGCCGGAAGTCCCCGGCGAGCTGACCGTCCTGTACCGCGACGACCGCATCGTCGTCGTCGACAAACCGCACTTCCTGTCGACGATCCCCCGCGGCAGGCACATCGTGCAGAGCGTCGTCGTCAAGGCCAGGACGATGCTCGACCTGCCCGAACTCTCCGCCGCGCACCGGCTCGACCGGGCCACCGCCGGCGTCGTGCTGCTGACCACCGAGAAACGGTGGCGGGCGCCGTACCAGGGCCTCTTCGCCGACCGCAGGGTCACGAAACGCTACGAGGCCATCGCCCCCTTCGACCCCGCATGCGTGTTCCC
The DNA window shown above is from Tessaracoccus defluvii and carries:
- a CDS encoding ACT domain-containing protein, coding for MPAIADLDLLLRSLSPAVRDGDYVFVCTDRDLPAVARITESEGTTLVLPRAVADAEGLAYDAVFGWITLEVHSSLEAVGLTAAVSTTLAQAGISCNMLAGYFHDHLLVPVDRLDDALSLLRRLAG
- a CDS encoding LCP family glycopolymer transferase — translated: MTEAPRPRRAFNPDDDVPSREPMSSPADDPEATVERPDLGLGSPGWFRARSTSSGPDPSTGSGPGGSLRSPRDEGVSKGTDGTDGTEEGVSKGTTGPVDGTDHVVAAAALSLFRDPPAPGAGGAHAQPASLAESQRRAHLRTSLGLTAASTVLPGVGLLGAKPIGLKLLGALTSLATLGGLGYLAYRALTDPNILGAVANPAYLPVISGAAIAIGLVWVLLILVTHLATRPQGLSGGKRLVSAMLVTSLTFLVAAPTAVGARYASDASAALNTAMKKREDITANGQVTLAPPEVAVDPWQDVPRLNILLLGADGNKGREQMVAQYGIRTDTIMVASINTATGDTILIQIPRNVPTTPFPEGSEMDKEFPRGFRGEPAADWMVNGIWAEVELNRPHVLEGKTFRGAEALKQGIQGITGLEINYFLMLDTDGLSELVDAMGGVTVNINERIPIGGNTDKKIPPSGWLEVEKDAHLDGVDALWFARGRYGSDDYHRMARQSCLVDAIIKQANPTNLLSRFEAIAYAGAKMIQTDIPQEDLSAMITLALRVKDASTTRVVFTPGLNGYSSSNPDYDAMHAAVAAAVDASDNPVSPAPATSAPAATGSATSTATSSSADPSAPVTNEAGVAEGNQDVANACAWRGDTEEE
- a CDS encoding pseudouridine synthase; translation: MRDWLVHKLAPSPEDVDAMLAAGAFVDDAGLPWTGSEPYRPHTFVWFHRTLRDEPEVPGELTVLYRDDRIVVVDKPHFLSTIPRGRHIVQSVVVKARTMLDLPELSAAHRLDRATAGVVLLTTEKRWRAPYQGLFADRRVTKRYEAIAPFDPACVFPLRVESHLTKRVGTLQAETLDLPPNAFTDIDILEVRGRWARYDVVPLTGKTHQIRAHFNSLGLPLHGDQLYPEVLDEPVDDFGTPLGLLARSLTFDDPVDGTRSTFTSRRVLRMPED